In Novosphingobium sp. MMS21-SN21R, a single genomic region encodes these proteins:
- a CDS encoding DUF3297 family protein produces the protein MTDETNQPETDPVTTEAAASGPDVPPDRLAIQPRSPFFDEAKLRRGIGIRFKDVVRTNVEEYCISEGWVRVQAGKSMDRKGNPLTIKLSGPVEAWFEDLGEDAPVAKL, from the coding sequence ATGACCGACGAAACCAACCAGCCCGAAACCGATCCTGTCACCACTGAGGCAGCTGCCAGCGGCCCCGACGTGCCGCCGGACCGGCTCGCGATCCAGCCGCGCAGCCCGTTCTTTGACGAGGCCAAGCTGCGCCGCGGCATCGGCATCCGCTTCAAGGATGTCGTGCGCACCAATGTCGAGGAATATTGCATTTCCGAAGGCTGGGTGCGCGTTCAGGCGGGCAAGAGCATGGACCGCAAGGGCAATCCCTTGACGATCAAGCTGAGCGGACCGGTCGAAGCATGGTTCGAGGATCTGGGCGAAGACGCGCCCGTCGCAAAGCTCTGA
- a CDS encoding aldehyde dehydrogenase family protein, with protein sequence MAVAQAIELSPEAAEIAALVARSRAAQAEIANYTQEQVDALIRAMVWSVAREDVAEKIAQHTVDETQLGNYDGKYLKIFRKTRATLYDIINDKSVGVLEEDPVRNIVKIAKPVGVIGALSPSTNPEATPVIKAISAVKGRNSIIVAPHPRAKLTNKMICDLMREAIVKMGAPADLVLSIDIPSVEKTNELMRQCDRVLATGGTPMVKAAYSSGTPALGVGVGNAVITVDDTADLDDAAEKIRISKTLDLAASCSSDNSVILLDAIYDEMLVKLQHQGGYIVSPEEKALLQNVIWVDGHINANAVAQPAEKIAGMAGFGLPEGKIFFIVPETGAGPDYPFSGEKMTVTMALYRAKDIDEAIALTNLIQAYQGQGHSCGIYSQSDANIMKLANGTRTSRVMVNQPQSASNSGNLWNGMRQTFSLGCGSWGGNGTNNNITWRDLINETWVSKPLAQAKVLPSDEELFGDVIAKLA encoded by the coding sequence ATGGCCGTCGCCCAAGCAATCGAACTGTCTCCCGAAGCTGCTGAAATCGCAGCGCTGGTCGCCCGCTCGCGCGCGGCGCAGGCCGAAATCGCGAACTACACGCAAGAGCAGGTCGATGCCCTGATCCGCGCTATGGTCTGGTCCGTCGCGCGTGAGGACGTGGCCGAGAAGATCGCCCAGCACACCGTCGATGAAACCCAGCTCGGCAATTACGATGGCAAGTATCTCAAGATCTTCCGCAAGACCCGCGCGACGCTTTACGACATCATCAATGACAAGTCGGTGGGCGTGCTGGAGGAAGATCCTGTCCGCAACATCGTCAAGATCGCAAAGCCCGTTGGCGTGATCGGCGCACTTTCGCCTTCGACCAATCCCGAAGCGACCCCGGTGATCAAGGCTATCTCGGCGGTGAAGGGTCGCAACTCGATCATCGTCGCGCCGCACCCGCGCGCCAAGCTGACCAACAAGATGATCTGCGACCTGATGCGCGAAGCCATTGTCAAGATGGGCGCGCCTGCCGATCTCGTGCTCAGCATCGACATTCCGTCGGTCGAGAAGACCAACGAACTGATGCGCCAGTGCGACCGCGTTCTGGCCACCGGCGGCACGCCGATGGTCAAGGCGGCTTATTCTTCGGGCACCCCGGCGCTCGGCGTGGGCGTTGGCAACGCGGTGATCACCGTCGACGATACCGCCGACCTCGATGATGCCGCCGAAAAGATCCGCATTTCCAAGACGCTCGATCTGGCCGCCTCGTGCTCGTCGGACAATAGCGTCATCCTGCTCGATGCGATCTATGACGAGATGCTGGTCAAGCTGCAGCATCAGGGCGGCTACATCGTCTCGCCTGAAGAAAAGGCGCTTTTGCAGAACGTGATCTGGGTCGATGGCCACATCAATGCCAACGCCGTGGCGCAGCCCGCCGAAAAGATCGCCGGCATGGCCGGGTTCGGTCTGCCCGAAGGCAAGATCTTCTTCATCGTGCCTGAAACCGGCGCCGGTCCAGACTATCCGTTCTCGGGCGAGAAGATGACCGTCACGATGGCGCTCTACCGTGCCAAGGACATCGACGAGGCGATTGCGCTTACCAACCTGATCCAGGCCTATCAGGGCCAAGGTCACAGCTGCGGCATCTATTCGCAGTCAGACGCCAACATCATGAAGCTGGCGAACGGCACGCGCACCAGCCGTGTCATGGTCAACCAGCCGCAGTCGGCCTCGAACAGCGGCAATCTGTGGAACGGCATGCGCCAGACCTTCTCGCTCGGCTGCGGAAGCTGGGGCGGCAATGGCACCAACAACAACATCACCTGGCGCGACCTCATCAACGAGACCTGGGTGTCCAAGCCGCTGGCACAGGCCAAGGTCCTGCCAAGCGACGAGGAACTGTTCGGCGACGTCATCGCAAAGCTCGCCTGA
- a CDS encoding LysR family transcriptional regulator, with amino-acid sequence MLTCKNAGNWAWPEEDSAMAINWNDLQDFLLIARAGQLARAAAQSGVDATTMGRRLRRLEVRLGTTLFEQTRQGQILTEAGERMLEEVEAMEHAARRISENTESGLGAGGLLRVSLSEGFGTWLVAAHLRSFTEQHPRLMFDLVASSGFLSPSKREADLAVTLSRPRAGPVIAGKLSDYALRLYASRDYLDRHGVPGEPADLSAGHPLVGYIPDLLYAPELRYLAEIEPNLSATVRSSSINAQHRMIAAGAGIGVLPCFIGDSDTTLMPVLPDRRITRSFWLVTHKDTHNLARVRAFKEWLTALVAQERGRLLPR; translated from the coding sequence ATGCTTACCTGCAAAAATGCAGGCAACTGGGCGTGGCCGGAGGAAGACAGCGCGATGGCAATCAACTGGAACGACCTTCAGGACTTTCTGCTCATTGCCCGCGCGGGCCAACTGGCGCGTGCAGCGGCGCAATCGGGGGTTGACGCCACCACGATGGGCCGCCGGTTGCGCAGGCTCGAGGTCCGGCTTGGCACCACGCTGTTCGAGCAGACGCGGCAGGGGCAGATCCTGACCGAGGCGGGCGAACGCATGCTCGAGGAAGTCGAGGCGATGGAACACGCGGCGCGCCGCATTTCGGAAAACACCGAATCCGGCCTCGGTGCAGGTGGTCTGCTGCGCGTCAGCCTTTCGGAAGGGTTCGGGACATGGCTGGTCGCCGCGCATTTGCGCAGCTTCACCGAACAGCACCCCCGCCTGATGTTCGATCTGGTCGCCTCGAGCGGATTTCTCAGCCCGTCAAAGCGCGAAGCCGATCTGGCGGTGACGCTGTCGCGCCCGCGCGCAGGCCCGGTGATCGCGGGCAAGCTATCGGACTATGCGCTGCGCCTCTATGCATCGCGCGACTATCTCGACCGGCACGGGGTCCCCGGCGAACCCGCCGACCTTTCCGCAGGTCACCCGCTGGTCGGCTATATTCCCGATCTGCTCTATGCGCCAGAACTGCGCTATCTTGCCGAAATCGAACCGAATCTTTCGGCCACCGTGCGCTCGTCATCGATCAATGCGCAGCACCGCATGATTGCCGCAGGCGCCGGCATAGGCGTGCTGCCCTGCTTTATCGGTGATTCGGACACGACGCTGATGCCGGTCCTGCCAGACCGGCGGATCACCCGCTCGTTCTGGCTGGTGACACACAAGGATACCCACAACCTCGCCCGCGTGCGCGCGTTCAAGGAATGGTTGACCGCTCTGGTAGCGCAGGAACGCGGGCGGCTGCTGCCAAGGTAG